A genome region from Oryzias melastigma strain HK-1 linkage group LG12, ASM292280v2, whole genome shotgun sequence includes the following:
- the LOC112162957 gene encoding acyl-coenzyme A thioesterase 3 isoform X2: MSSQVRLRLLPSARCLYDEPIQVKVSHLRSRQVVTIKASSTDEKGVLFSSSATYRADGNGDIDLVRDASLSGSYAGVEPMGLLRTLKPHTLNTLFMKEKALEPLMVKFSVHDEEEQDQILAEETNERLLMADGVSRVSVKEGSFRGVLFTPPGTGPFPAVLDLSTIMSERRAALLANKGFVVLTLPVFQEKLGNLKMLHLDPFEEAIIFLLQQPKVDGDGMYKEGERPAIPTPRPPPGQQLQPGPPNTRAVKRDHPTGNPAKHPDQGMWGRRRGPPHPRPGRHRNTESAGPSPARREVPPPQQEGQRGAPPPERLPTPEEQPTTTLQRRASLRPTLGTSQGPPRETHPHAPDNCPPPP, encoded by the exons ATGAGCTCTCAAGTCAGACTGAGGCTGCTCCCGAGTGCCAGATGTTTGTACGACGAACCCATTCAGGTAAAAGTCTCACATCTGAGATCCAGACAGGTGGTCACCATTAAAGCCAGCTCGACTGATGAAAAAGGAGTTCTGTTCAGCTCTTCAGCCACTTACAGGGCTGATGGCAATGGAGACATTGACCTGGTCAGAGACGCCTCACTCAGCGGGAGTTATGCTGGAGTTGAACCCATGGGTCTACTGAGGACACTGAAACCACACACtctgaacacacttttcatgAAGGAGAAAGCATTAGAGCCTCTCATGGTGAAGTTCTCTGTGCATGATGAAGAAGAACAAGACCAGATCCTGGCAGAGGAGACCAATGAGAGGCTTCTGATGGCAGACGGGGTCAGCCGAGTTTCTGTGAAAGAAGGGAGCTTTCGTGGAGTTCTCTTTACTCCCCCAG GAACTGGTCCATTCCCTGCCGTGTTGGATCTATCTACCATCATGTCAGAGAGAAGAGCAGCTCTGCTGGCCAATAAAGGATTTGTGGTTCTCACGCTTCCTGTATTTCAAGAGAAGCTTGGTAACTTGAAAATGTTGCACCTGGACCCTTTTGAAGAAGCAATTATTTTCTTACTACAACAACCAAAG GTGGATGGAGATGGAATGTACAAAgagggagagcgcccggccatccccacgccaagaccccctccgggacagcagctgcagccaggaccccccaacacccgAGCTGTGAAGAGAGACCACCCGacgggcaatcccgccaagcacccagaccagggcatgTGGggccgccgcagaggccccccacacccaagaccaggaaggcacaggaacacagagagtgcaggccccagtcCAGCCAGAAGAGAAGTCCCCCCACCGCAGCAGGAAGGCCAACGCGGGGCCCCACCCCCGGAGAGACTCCCaaccccagaagagcagcccaccaccactcTGCAGCGCCGAGCATCCCTCCGCCCCACCCTAGGTACGAgtcagggccccccaagggaaACCCACCCACATGCTCCAGACAACTGCCCGCCCCCGCCATGA